TCCCGCTCCTGCTCGCCGCCGAGCATACGCAGCGGATCGAGTTGATGAGCTCGATCGCCGTGGCCTTCGCGCGCAACCCGATGATCGTTGCGGGCATCAGCAACGATCTCCAGGCACTCTCGAAGGGCCGCTTCATCCTGGGCCTCGGCTCCCAGATCAAACCGCACATCACGAAACGCTTCAGCCAACCCTGGTCCCACCCGGCGGCACGCATGCGTGAGTTCATCCTGGCCATGCGGGCCATCTGGGATTGCTGGTACGAGGGCGAGAAGCTGGCGTTCCGCGGCGACTACTACACGCATACGTTGATGACGCCGATGTTCACGCCGACCAACAATCCAGACGGAGCGCCGCGGGTGGTTCTGGCCGCCGTTGGCCCGAAGATGACCGAGGTGGCCGGCGAGGTGGCGGACGGCATGCTCGTCCACGGCTTCAGCACCCCGAAGTACTTCGAGGAAGTCACGCTACCGGCCATCGAGCGAGGCCTCGCTGCGGCAGGCCGCAAGCGCGAGGATTTCGAAGTCTGCTATCCGGTCTTCGTTGTTTCGGGCGCGAACGAGAAGGAATGGGAAGCGTCCCGCACGGCGGTCACGCGACAGATCGCCTTCTACGGCTCGACACCGGCCTATCGGGGCGTGCTCGAGGCCCACGGTTGGGGGGAGCTGCAAGGCGAGCTGAACGCACTCTCGAAGCAAGGCGAGTGGGAACAAATGGGAACGCTCATCAGCGATGAGATCCTGGAGCAGTTCGCCGTCGTGGCAGAGCCACACCGTGTCGCTGGCGAGTTGAAGAAGCGGTTCGGAGGCCGGATCGATCGGCTCTTCTGCAACTTCGAGTTCGCAAAGAAGGAGGACCGCCAGGCGGCCATCGAGGAGCTTCGCGCATGCTGAAGCAAGTTCTTCGATGGACCGGCACGGGTGGTGTCTGGTTCTTCAGACTCGACCCCGCAGCCTGAGAGCCAGCCCAAACGAACGCGGCGGGAGCCAGGGCCCCCGCCGCGTAGGAATTCTGAACGACTGGAATCAGTCGCCCCCGCACGGGTTGCAGGGATTGTCGTCGCACGGGTTGTCGCCGCACGGGTTGCACGGATTCTCCGCGCACGGGTTGCAGGGATTGGCCTCCCCCGCTTCGTGGCTGTCAGCGAAGGCGACGAGCGGCAGGGCCAGAAGCCCGGCCACCGCCACGGCGAGTCCGAGGCGGCGCAGATTCAGAATGCGAGTCATAGAATCTCCTTGGTTGGAAAGGTACGCGACTGAGATGCCGGACCTCGGTCCCGGTTTCCCTTTCCTTTTCTTCAGCATCGCAGACTGCGCACGTTCCCAGGGTGATTATTATCACCCCTCACCGAGTTCCAAACGCTGTTTGCTACTGATCGGGCCAGAGTTTCTTCCACCAGGGCGTAGGCTCGACGGGATCCTCCGGTGTCGTCGACGAGAGGCCTGCCCAGCCACGAATCTCACCGATATCCCAGCCGGTCAATGAGGCCAGCGTCTGGGCCTCCTTGTCCTGACGCTCGGGCAATGCGCGGCGGTACGCCTGCGCGGCTGGGCATTGGGCTTCGCCCGTCCAGGCGTGTTGCAGGACGTAGCGCCCCTGGAAGT
This bacterium DNA region includes the following protein-coding sequences:
- a CDS encoding LLM class F420-dependent oxidoreductase; the protein is MKVDAGLMLTDLATVPDAARALEAQGFDGLITAEMAHDPFFPLLLAAEHTQRIELMSSIAVAFARNPMIVAGISNDLQALSKGRFILGLGSQIKPHITKRFSQPWSHPAARMREFILAMRAIWDCWYEGEKLAFRGDYYTHTLMTPMFTPTNNPDGAPRVVLAAVGPKMTEVAGEVADGMLVHGFSTPKYFEEVTLPAIERGLAAAGRKREDFEVCYPVFVVSGANEKEWEASRTAVTRQIAFYGSTPAYRGVLEAHGWGELQGELNALSKQGEWEQMGTLISDEILEQFAVVAEPHRVAGELKKRFGGRIDRLFCNFEFAKKEDRQAAIEELRAC